From a single Streptomyces sp. NBC_00377 genomic region:
- a CDS encoding bifunctional riboflavin kinase/FAD synthetase, producing the protein MQRWRGLEDIPEGWGRSVVTIGSYDGVHRGHQLIIRHAVDRARELGVPAVVVTFDPHPSEVVRPGSHPPLLAPHHRRAELMAELGVDASLILPFTTEFSKLSPADFVVKVLVDKLHAKAVVEGPNFRFGHKAAGDVAFLTEQGKVYDFDVEVVDLVLCGEAGGGQPFSSTLTRRLVAEGDLAGAGEILGRPHRVEGVVVRGAQRGRELGFPTANVETLPHTAIPADGVYAGWLHADGEAMPAAISVGTNPQFDGTERTVEAYAIDRVGLDLYGLHVAVDFLAFVRGQAKFESLEGLLDQMAEDVQRCRELTAAR; encoded by the coding sequence GTGCAGCGCTGGCGTGGCTTGGAGGACATCCCCGAGGGCTGGGGACGCAGCGTCGTCACCATCGGTTCCTACGACGGGGTCCACCGCGGGCACCAGCTGATCATCCGGCATGCCGTGGACCGCGCCCGCGAACTGGGCGTTCCCGCCGTCGTCGTCACCTTCGACCCGCACCCCAGCGAGGTCGTCCGCCCCGGCAGCCACCCCCCGCTGCTCGCCCCGCACCACCGCCGCGCCGAGCTGATGGCGGAGCTGGGCGTCGACGCCTCGCTGATCCTTCCCTTCACCACGGAGTTCTCGAAGCTGTCCCCGGCGGACTTCGTGGTCAAGGTCCTGGTCGACAAGCTGCATGCCAAGGCGGTCGTCGAGGGCCCGAACTTCCGCTTCGGCCACAAGGCGGCGGGCGACGTCGCATTCCTGACCGAGCAGGGCAAGGTCTACGACTTCGACGTCGAGGTCGTCGACCTGGTGCTGTGCGGTGAGGCGGGCGGCGGTCAGCCGTTCTCCTCGACGCTGACCCGGCGGCTGGTCGCCGAGGGCGATCTCGCGGGCGCAGGCGAGATCCTCGGCCGCCCGCACCGGGTGGAGGGGGTCGTGGTGCGCGGGGCGCAGCGGGGGCGCGAACTGGGCTTCCCGACCGCCAACGTCGAGACGCTGCCCCACACCGCGATCCCGGCGGACGGCGTCTACGCGGGCTGGCTGCACGCGGACGGCGAGGCGATGCCGGCCGCGATCTCCGTCGGCACCAACCCCCAGTTCGACGGCACCGAGCGCACGGTGGAGGCGTACGCCATCGACCGTGTCGGACTCGACCTCTACGGACTGCACGTCGCCGTGGACTTCCTCGCCTTCGTGCGCGGACAGGCGAAGTTCGAGTCGCTGGAAGGGTTGCTGGACCAGATGGCGGAGGATGTACAGCGCTGCCGGGAGCTGACGGCGGCGCGGTAA
- the rbfA gene encoding 30S ribosome-binding factor RbfA, whose protein sequence is MADNARAKRLADLIQQVVAQKLQRGIKDPRLGSHVTITDTRVTGDLREATVFYTVYGDDEERAAAAAGLESAKGVLRSEVGRAAGVKFTPTLAFVADALPDTARTIDDLLDKARAADEKVREVSAGAGYAGEADPYRKPGDEDETDDSA, encoded by the coding sequence GTGGCCGACAACGCGCGCGCCAAGAGGCTGGCGGACCTCATCCAGCAGGTGGTGGCCCAGAAGCTGCAGCGCGGGATCAAGGACCCGCGGCTCGGCTCCCACGTCACCATCACGGACACCCGGGTCACGGGTGACCTCAGGGAGGCCACGGTCTTCTACACCGTGTACGGGGACGACGAGGAGCGGGCGGCCGCGGCCGCCGGCCTGGAGAGCGCCAAGGGCGTCCTGCGCTCCGAGGTGGGCCGCGCGGCCGGTGTGAAGTTCACGCCGACGCTGGCCTTCGTCGCCGACGCCCTGCCGGACACCGCCCGCACCATCGACGACCTCCTCGACAAGGCGCGGGCCGCCGACGAGAAGGTCCGCGAGGTGTCCGCGGGCGCCGGCTACGCGGGCGAGGCCGACCCGTACAGGAAGCCCGGTGACGAGGACGAGACGGACGACTCCGCCTGA
- the infB gene encoding translation initiation factor IF-2, whose product MAKVRVYELAKEFGVESKAVMAKLQELGEFVRSASSTIEAPVVRKLTDAFQGGGKPAPRKAAPRPGAPSPAQGARPGPAAPRPAAPRPPAAQTPAAPAAPAAPAASSAPAPAASGPRPTPGPKPAPRPAPAAPEFTAPPAAPAAPAAPAQSSGPRPASQGPRPGAPRPGGRPAPGQGQDRGDRGDRGDRGQGQRPAAAQGQRPGGAGAPRPGGARPSGPRPGNNPFTSGGNAGMARPQAPRPQGAPRPAGGPGGAPGAGPRPQGPGGQGGGPRPQSPGGARPSPGGMPRPQGAGPGGPRPGGGPRPNPGMMPQRPAAGPRPGGGPGGRGPGGGGGAGRPGGGGRPGGGGFAGRPAGPGGGARPGGGGGFAGRPGGGGPGGGGGFGGGGGRPGFGGRPGGPGGRGGTQGAFGRPGGPARRGRKSKRQRRQEYEAMQAPSVGGVMLPRGNGETIRLSRGASLTDFAEKINANPASLVAVMMNLGEMVTATQSVSDETLHLLAGEMNYQVQIVSPEEEDRELLESFDIEFGEDEGDDEDLVVRPPVVTVMGHVDHGKTRLLDAIRKTNVIAGEAGGITQHIGAYQVATEVNEEERKITFIDTPGHEAFTAMRARGAKSTDIAILVVAANDGVMPQTVEALNHAKAAEVPIVVAVNKIDVEGADPTKVRGQLTEFGLVAEEYGGDTMFVDISAKQGLNIDSLLEAVILTADASLDLRANPSQDAQGISIESRLDRGRGAVATVLVQRGTLRVGDTMVVGDAYGRVRAMLDDNGNNVAEAGPSTPVQVLGLTNVPGAGDNFLVVDEDRTARQIAEKRAARERNAAFAKRTRRFSLENLDAALKAGEVQQLNLIIKGDASGSVEALESSLLQLDVGEEVDIRVLHRGVGAVTESDIDLAMGSDAIVIGFNVRAAGRAAQMAEREGVDVRYYSVIYQAIEEIEAALKGMLKPEYEEVELGTAEIREIFKSSKLGNIAGVLVRSGEVKRNTKARLLRDGKVIAENLNIEGLRRFKDDVTEIREGYEGGINLGNFNDIKIDDVIATYEMREKPRV is encoded by the coding sequence GTGGCTAAGGTCCGGGTATACGAACTCGCCAAGGAGTTCGGGGTGGAGAGCAAGGCCGTCATGGCCAAGCTCCAGGAACTCGGTGAATTCGTCCGTTCGGCGTCTTCGACCATCGAAGCGCCCGTTGTCCGCAAACTGACTGACGCCTTCCAGGGCGGCGGCAAGCCCGCCCCGCGCAAGGCAGCCCCCAGGCCCGGCGCGCCGTCCCCGGCGCAGGGTGCCCGTCCGGGCCCGGCCGCCCCGCGGCCGGCCGCCCCCAGGCCTCCCGCGGCGCAGACGCCCGCGGCTCCGGCGGCCCCCGCGGCTCCGGCCGCCTCGTCGGCCCCCGCGCCGGCGGCTTCCGGCCCGCGTCCGACGCCGGGTCCCAAGCCCGCGCCGCGTCCCGCCCCGGCCGCCCCGGAGTTCACCGCTCCGCCGGCCGCGCCGGCTGCCCCGGCGGCTCCGGCCCAGTCCTCCGGCCCGCGTCCGGCCTCCCAGGGACCGCGCCCCGGCGCGCCCCGTCCCGGTGGTCGTCCCGCGCCCGGTCAGGGCCAGGACCGCGGCGACCGCGGTGACCGCGGTGACCGCGGTCAGGGCCAGCGTCCGGCCGCCGCGCAGGGCCAGCGCCCCGGTGGCGCCGGCGCCCCCCGTCCGGGCGGTGCCCGTCCGTCGGGTCCGCGTCCGGGCAACAACCCCTTCACGTCCGGCGGCAACGCCGGCATGGCGCGCCCGCAGGCGCCCCGTCCGCAGGGCGCGCCCCGGCCGGCCGGCGGCCCCGGCGGCGCTCCCGGCGCAGGTCCCCGTCCGCAGGGCCCCGGTGGCCAGGGCGGCGGTCCTCGTCCGCAGTCTCCGGGCGGCGCCCGTCCGTCTCCGGGCGGTATGCCCCGTCCGCAGGGCGCAGGCCCCGGCGGCCCGCGTCCCGGCGGCGGTCCTCGTCCGAACCCGGGCATGATGCCGCAGCGTCCCGCTGCCGGCCCGCGTCCCGGCGGTGGCCCCGGTGGCCGCGGTCCGGGTGGCGGCGGCGGTGCCGGTCGTCCCGGCGGCGGCGGTCGTCCCGGTGGCGGCGGCTTCGCAGGTCGTCCGGCCGGTCCCGGTGGCGGTGCACGTCCGGGTGGCGGCGGCGGTTTCGCCGGTCGTCCCGGCGGCGGCGGCCCCGGCGGCGGTGGCGGCTTCGGTGGCGGCGGTGGCCGTCCCGGATTCGGCGGTCGTCCCGGCGGTCCCGGTGGCCGTGGTGGCACGCAGGGCGCCTTCGGCCGTCCCGGCGGTCCCGCGCGTCGTGGTCGCAAGTCGAAGCGGCAGAGGCGCCAGGAGTACGAGGCCATGCAGGCCCCGTCGGTCGGCGGCGTGATGCTGCCTCGCGGCAACGGCGAGACCATTCGCCTGTCGCGCGGTGCGTCCCTCACCGACTTCGCCGAGAAGATCAACGCCAACCCGGCGTCGCTCGTCGCGGTCATGATGAACCTCGGCGAGATGGTCACGGCCACGCAGTCCGTCTCCGACGAGACGCTGCACCTCCTCGCCGGCGAGATGAACTACCAGGTTCAGATCGTCAGCCCCGAGGAGGAGGACCGCGAGCTGCTCGAGTCCTTCGACATCGAGTTCGGCGAGGACGAGGGCGACGACGAGGACCTGGTGGTCCGTCCGCCGGTCGTCACCGTCATGGGTCACGTCGACCACGGTAAGACCCGACTGCTCGACGCCATCCGCAAGACGAACGTCATCGCGGGCGAGGCCGGCGGCATCACCCAGCACATCGGTGCCTACCAGGTCGCGACCGAGGTCAACGAAGAAGAGCGCAAGATCACCTTCATCGACACCCCGGGTCACGAGGCGTTCACCGCCATGCGTGCCCGTGGTGCGAAGTCGACCGACATCGCGATCCTGGTCGTCGCGGCCAACGACGGCGTCATGCCGCAGACGGTCGAGGCGCTCAACCACGCCAAGGCGGCCGAGGTCCCGATCGTCGTCGCGGTCAACAAGATCGACGTCGAGGGTGCCGACCCGACCAAGGTGCGCGGTCAGCTGACCGAGTTCGGTCTGGTGGCCGAGGAGTACGGCGGCGACACCATGTTCGTCGACATCTCCGCCAAGCAGGGTCTGAACATCGACTCGCTGCTGGAGGCCGTGATCCTCACGGCCGACGCCTCGCTCGACCTGCGGGCCAACCCGAGCCAGGACGCGCAGGGCATCTCGATCGAGTCCCGTCTCGACCGCGGCCGCGGTGCCGTGGCGACGGTCCTCGTCCAGCGAGGCACGCTGCGGGTCGGCGACACGATGGTCGTGGGCGACGCCTACGGTCGTGTGCGCGCCATGCTCGACGACAACGGCAACAACGTCGCCGAGGCCGGCCCGTCGACGCCGGTCCAGGTCCTGGGCCTGACCAACGTCCCGGGTGCGGGCGACAACTTCCTCGTCGTCGACGAGGACCGCACCGCCCGCCAGATCGCCGAGAAGCGTGCCGCCCGCGAGCGGAACGCCGCCTTCGCCAAGCGGACGCGCAGGTTCTCCCTGGAGAACCTGGACGCCGCCCTGAAGGCCGGCGAGGTCCAGCAGCTGAACCTGATCATCAAGGGTGACGCTTCCGGTTCGGTGGAGGCCCTCGAGTCCTCCCTGCTCCAGCTGGACGTCGGCGAAGAGGTCGACATCCGCGTCCTGCACCGCGGCGTCGGTGCGGTCACGGAGTCGGACATCGACCTGGCCATGGGCTCGGACGCCATCGTCATCGGCTTCAACGTCCGCGCGGCGGGCCGCGCGGCGCAGATGGCCGAGCGTGAGGGTGTCGACGTCCGGTACTACTCGGTCATCTACCAGGCGATCGAGGAGATCGAGGCGGCCCTGAAGGGCATGCTGAAGCCGGAGTACGAGGAGGTCGAGCTCGGCACGGCGGAGATCCGCGAGATCTTCAAGTCGTCCAAGCTGGGCAACATCGCCGGTGTCCTGGTCCGCTCGGGCGAGGTCAAGCGCAACACCAAGGCGCGCCTCCTGCGCGACGGCAAGGTCATCGCCGAGAACCTCAACATCGAGGGCCTGCGCCGCTTCAAGGACGACGTCACCGAGATCCGCGAAGGCTACGAGGGCGGTATCAACCTCGGAAACTTCAACGACATCAAGATCGACGACGTCATCGCGACGTACGAGATGCGGGAGAAGCCGCGGGTGTAA
- the truB gene encoding tRNA pseudouridine(55) synthase TruB — MNRKPTPPDGLVIVDKPSGFTSHDVVAKMRGIAGTRRVGHAGTLDPMATGVLVLGIEKATKLLGHLALTEKEYLGTIRLGQTTLTDDAEGEITGSTDASKVTRDAIDAGIAELSGAIMQVPSKVSAIKINGVRSYKRARDGEDFEIPARPVTVSSFSVYDVRDAVAEDGTPVLDLVVSVVCSSGTYIRALARDLGAGLGVGGHLTALRRTRVGPYKLDSARTLDQLQQELSVMPIAEAATAAFPRWNVDAKRAQLLTNGVRLEMPDAYAGAGAVAVFDPEDRFLALVEEQKGKAKSLAVFGG, encoded by the coding sequence ATGAACCGCAAGCCGACCCCGCCCGACGGCCTTGTCATCGTCGACAAGCCGTCGGGCTTCACTTCGCACGACGTCGTGGCCAAGATGCGGGGGATCGCGGGGACCCGCCGCGTCGGCCACGCCGGCACGCTCGACCCGATGGCGACGGGCGTCCTCGTCCTCGGCATCGAGAAGGCGACGAAGCTCCTCGGGCACCTCGCGCTCACCGAGAAGGAGTACCTGGGCACGATCCGGCTCGGCCAGACGACCCTGACCGACGACGCGGAGGGCGAGATCACGGGGTCCACGGACGCCTCGAAGGTCACCCGGGACGCGATCGACGCGGGCATCGCCGAGCTGAGCGGCGCCATCATGCAGGTGCCGTCCAAGGTCAGCGCCATCAAGATCAACGGCGTCCGCTCCTACAAGCGGGCCCGTGACGGCGAGGACTTCGAGATCCCGGCCCGCCCGGTCACCGTCTCGTCCTTCTCGGTGTACGACGTCCGTGACGCCGTCGCCGAGGACGGCACCCCGGTCCTGGACCTGGTCGTGTCCGTCGTCTGCTCCTCCGGCACCTACATCCGGGCCCTCGCCCGCGACCTGGGCGCCGGTCTGGGTGTCGGCGGCCACCTCACCGCCCTGCGCCGCACCCGCGTCGGCCCCTACAAACTGGACTCGGCGAGGACGCTCGACCAGCTCCAGCAGGAGCTGAGCGTGATGCCGATCGCCGAGGCGGCCACCGCCGCGTTCCCCCGCTGGAACGTGGACGCGAAACGGGCCCAGCTGCTCACCAACGGTGTGCGCCTGGAGATGCCCGACGCGTACGCGGGCGCGGGCGCCGTGGCCGTCTTCGACCCCGAGGACCGCTTCCTGGCCCTGGTCGAGGAGCAGAAGGGCAAGGCCAAGAGCCTCGCCGTCTTCGGCGGCTGA
- a CDS encoding YlxR family protein has translation MSGRTIAGVCPERTCVGCRDRAAKTELLRIVAIKDACVPDPRGTLPGRGAYLHPAPVCLDQAVRRRAFTRALRAPGALDTKVLRQYVEQTTVAEQATP, from the coding sequence GTGTCTGGCCGGACGATCGCCGGAGTATGCCCTGAACGCACCTGTGTGGGGTGCCGGGACCGGGCGGCCAAGACGGAGCTGCTGCGCATCGTGGCGATCAAGGACGCATGCGTCCCCGATCCACGCGGTACGCTGCCCGGCCGGGGTGCGTATCTGCATCCCGCCCCGGTCTGTCTCGACCAGGCGGTACGCCGCCGGGCGTTCACGAGGGCGTTGCGAGCCCCGGGAGCGCTCGACACAAAGGTGTTGCGCCAGTACGTCGAGCAGACGACCGTTGCCGAACAGGCAACACCGTAA
- a CDS encoding trypsin-like peptidase domain-containing protein has product MVARGPRTSPRDFLPGATRPAPADPPDSPASPESPDIPDTFAVVPDAEACLVRVRDLAGRLRGTGFVADHHGTVITSHEAVDGLTRLVLYAAGDRSCAVTADAVTPLPELDLALVRTEGLGVDPLPVTVREGVETGTYVRLAAGCWREARVLAETSVTYTAPDRFHLLDDALELAIGTSGRDALRLGGGAAGGPVLDAGTGAVVAVLGTALRSGHRDVGFAVPLRPRGPVADDIPETGDRTNRPPGLLTGGDERRDETMTPPPAGARRALTAAGAGQALTGAGAGAEAGPGAGAGAGGDAGGAAGRDTGARMAGSGASASTGAWGPGPGAGVARCGAAGAQAPAGGPLAELLARNAATVPAYGADLNLAGVLELTATSVASDGPPGALGGHLGHTGTDFPATRVEPVERVGPAREFDAFLTGPAAVLGLVGAPGSGRTTAIAVLAARRARAAEPAPTLWLRGADLRDGDESLADAARRALNRAARIVTTPGSVRDPGSGSAGAAAVESGAVPGAVPGSSWASGPASGAGRPPGTGAASRSGTAWAAATASPSGSAPGWASASAPGGPSGACGPGDVGPERLARLAGAAGRPLLLLLDGPEEMPPILAHRLAEWTEGTADWLRETGTRLVVACRAEYWERAGAEFPPELLHGVAAAGDTLPPCVRLGDLTADEAREARARYSLPEAVLAAPDDRHPLTLRLLSEIRAALPGPWEQAPVDRDDVLSAYLDLMCLRVAVRLAAGTGLRGTAVRRLAAKVSGQVHEAARRSLGPGQGELDRASFEAVFPWGPAPARLGGGTGWASAVLTEGLLVPAGRGYRFAHEELADWIQGIHLDLDEALRALVHRRRTPDGGRRPPVPHHRVGPVVQAMLLLARHQGPHQLALRLRELIHALDADPDSWWAARLLTETLSRVPDATPYTGVLRLLADLIGAGARTHGRFVDFDPAFWAELALAPDARLDLLRRLVVADGAPRDADGPRYLDAVGRLLTVDAPAVQAHLVHWFGDERPLPATPHATVATAAQALLHTHRHRALDDLTEVLADCAHPRADELLGVLAEEEPSALCRAVDRWSHDERPARRAAAVTYGLRTAPHIHMEADRRLLRHAALALLARPADHTLHGGALALLVRDPETRSRHLPQALERFTAGDPHLPPDALLTALNTHSELVLDAVRSRLCGPGRADTGALLRALADVTTPALAPQVAALVRETVERRPETAGHVADHVDRRLDQGPAARAVLQPLITGMLDGGGPEQVRAALAGVLAAVGTPQSRPLRRELLEHLLTHESDPAVLDAVLHAAAGHSGDELRALVHRTGLLLVRTPDGATRFDRGLVDLARHVPGFAARVVAWLTDAPGEWAAVVGPSARRTIENLAGTRVPA; this is encoded by the coding sequence ATGGTGGCACGAGGCCCGCGGACATCCCCGCGGGACTTCCTGCCGGGCGCGACCCGGCCGGCCCCGGCGGATCCGCCCGATTCCCCGGCGTCGCCGGAATCCCCCGACATCCCGGACACCTTTGCCGTCGTTCCTGACGCCGAGGCATGTCTCGTCCGTGTCCGCGACCTCGCCGGCCGGCTCCGCGGCACCGGCTTCGTCGCCGACCACCACGGCACCGTGATCACCAGCCACGAGGCGGTCGACGGCCTGACCCGGCTCGTCCTGTACGCCGCGGGCGACCGCAGCTGTGCGGTGACCGCCGACGCGGTCACCCCCCTCCCGGAACTCGACCTGGCCCTGGTGCGCACCGAGGGCCTCGGGGTGGACCCGCTGCCGGTGACCGTGCGGGAGGGCGTCGAGACCGGCACCTACGTCCGGCTGGCCGCCGGATGCTGGCGCGAGGCGCGGGTACTGGCCGAGACGTCCGTGACCTACACGGCCCCGGACCGCTTCCACCTCCTGGACGACGCCCTGGAACTCGCGATCGGCACCTCGGGCCGGGACGCGCTGCGGCTCGGCGGGGGCGCGGCCGGGGGGCCGGTCCTCGACGCCGGGACGGGCGCCGTCGTCGCGGTCCTCGGCACGGCGCTGCGGTCCGGCCACCGCGACGTCGGTTTCGCGGTGCCCCTGCGCCCCCGCGGCCCGGTCGCCGACGACATCCCGGAGACCGGTGACCGGACGAACCGGCCGCCGGGCCTTCTCACGGGCGGCGACGAACGTCGCGACGAAACGATGACACCGCCGCCCGCCGGAGCGAGGCGGGCGCTGACGGCCGCGGGTGCGGGACAGGCGCTGACGGGGGCGGGTGCGGGTGCAGAAGCCGGTCCGGGTGCGGGTGCTGGTGCGGGCGGCGATGCGGGTGGTGCGGCGGGGAGGGACACCGGCGCGCGGATGGCAGGGTCCGGAGCGAGCGCGTCGACCGGGGCGTGGGGGCCAGGGCCCGGGGCGGGAGTGGCCAGGTGCGGGGCGGCCGGGGCGCAGGCTCCGGCCGGCGGTCCGCTCGCCGAGCTGCTCGCCCGTAACGCGGCCACCGTGCCCGCATACGGCGCCGACCTCAACCTGGCGGGCGTGCTGGAACTGACGGCGACTTCGGTCGCTTCGGACGGCCCGCCCGGAGCGCTGGGCGGCCATCTCGGCCACACCGGGACCGACTTCCCCGCCACCAGGGTCGAACCGGTCGAACGCGTCGGACCGGCAAGGGAGTTCGACGCCTTCCTCACGGGCCCGGCGGCCGTGCTCGGCCTCGTCGGTGCTCCGGGCAGCGGCCGTACGACGGCCATCGCCGTCCTGGCCGCCCGCCGCGCCCGGGCCGCGGAGCCGGCCCCCACACTGTGGCTGCGCGGTGCCGATCTGAGGGACGGGGACGAATCACTCGCCGACGCGGCCCGCCGCGCGCTGAACCGCGCGGCCCGCATCGTGACGACACCGGGCTCGGTCCGGGACCCGGGCTCGGGCTCGGCAGGGGCGGCGGCAGTCGAGTCGGGTGCGGTGCCGGGAGCGGTGCCGGGTTCGTCCTGGGCATCCGGTCCGGCCTCGGGTGCGGGCCGGCCGCCCGGCACGGGTGCGGCGTCGCGGTCCGGCACGGCGTGGGCGGCGGCAACGGCGTCGCCTTCGGGGTCGGCTCCCGGGTGGGCGTCGGCGTCCGCCCCGGGCGGGCCTTCCGGAGCCTGCGGCCCGGGTGACGTCGGTCCCGAGCGGCTGGCCCGCCTCGCGGGCGCCGCCGGACGCCCCCTGCTGCTCCTCCTCGACGGGCCGGAGGAGATGCCCCCGATCCTCGCGCACCGCCTCGCCGAGTGGACCGAGGGCACGGCCGACTGGTTGCGGGAGACCGGGACGCGGCTGGTGGTGGCCTGCCGCGCGGAGTACTGGGAACGGGCGGGCGCGGAGTTCCCGCCCGAGCTGCTGCACGGGGTCGCGGCAGCCGGGGACACGCTCCCGCCCTGTGTCCGGCTCGGCGATCTCACCGCCGACGAGGCGCGCGAGGCCCGCGCCCGCTACTCCCTGCCGGAGGCCGTCCTCGCCGCCCCCGACGACCGGCACCCCCTCACCCTCCGCCTGCTCTCCGAGATCCGCGCCGCCCTCCCCGGCCCATGGGAACAGGCGCCGGTCGACCGGGACGACGTCCTCTCCGCCTACCTCGACCTGATGTGCCTGCGCGTCGCCGTGCGCCTCGCCGCCGGCACCGGGCTGCGCGGCACCGCCGTACGACGCCTCGCCGCGAAGGTCTCCGGTCAGGTGCACGAAGCCGCCCGCCGCAGTCTCGGGCCGGGACAGGGCGAACTGGACCGGGCGTCGTTCGAGGCGGTGTTCCCCTGGGGTCCCGCGCCCGCTCGGCTCGGTGGCGGCACCGGCTGGGCGTCCGCCGTCCTCACCGAGGGCCTCCTCGTGCCCGCGGGACGTGGCTACCGCTTCGCCCACGAGGAACTCGCCGACTGGATCCAGGGCATCCACCTCGACCTGGACGAGGCGCTGCGCGCCCTGGTCCACCGCCGCCGCACTCCCGACGGAGGGCGCCGTCCGCCCGTGCCGCACCATCGGGTGGGCCCCGTCGTGCAGGCCATGCTGCTCCTCGCCCGCCATCAGGGACCTCATCAACTCGCCTTGCGACTCCGTGAGTTGATTCACGCTCTGGATGCCGATCCGGACTCGTGGTGGGCTGCCCGGCTGCTCACCGAGACCCTGTCACGGGTCCCGGACGCGACGCCGTACACGGGTGTCCTGCGTCTGCTGGCGGACCTGATCGGCGCGGGGGCCCGGACACACGGCCGGTTCGTGGACTTCGACCCCGCGTTCTGGGCGGAGCTCGCCCTCGCACCCGACGCCCGTCTCGATCTCCTGCGCCGGCTGGTGGTCGCCGACGGCGCCCCGCGCGACGCGGACGGGCCCCGCTACCTGGACGCCGTCGGCCGGCTGCTCACCGTGGACGCCCCCGCCGTACAGGCGCACCTCGTCCACTGGTTCGGCGACGAACGGCCGCTGCCGGCGACCCCGCACGCCACCGTGGCGACGGCTGCGCAGGCGCTGCTGCACACCCACCGGCACCGGGCGCTGGACGACCTCACGGAGGTGCTGGCCGACTGTGCGCATCCCCGCGCCGACGAGCTGCTCGGCGTGCTGGCGGAGGAGGAGCCGTCCGCGCTGTGCCGGGCCGTCGACCGGTGGTCGCACGACGAGCGGCCCGCCCGCCGGGCCGCGGCGGTGACGTACGGACTGCGCACCGCCCCGCACATCCACATGGAGGCCGACCGCCGCCTGTTGCGCCACGCGGCCCTGGCCCTGCTCGCCCGCCCCGCCGACCACACCCTGCACGGAGGCGCCCTCGCGCTTCTCGTCCGGGACCCCGAGACCCGTTCCCGGCACCTCCCGCAGGCACTCGAGCGGTTCACGGCCGGCGATCCGCACCTGCCGCCGGACGCCCTGCTCACCGCCCTGAACACCCACTCCGAGCTGGTGCTGGACGCCGTCCGGTCCCGTCTGTGCGGCCCCGGCCGCGCGGACACCGGCGCTCTCCTGCGCGCGCTCGCCGACGTCACGACGCCGGCCCTGGCCCCCCAGGTCGCCGCCCTGGTCCGGGAGACCGTGGAGCGGCGGCCGGAGACCGCCGGGCACGTGGCCGACCACGTCGACCGCCGCCTCGACCAGGGCCCCGCCGCCCGGGCCGTCCTCCAGCCGCTGATCACGGGAATGCTGGACGGCGGCGGGCCCGAGCAGGTGCGGGCCGCCCTGGCGGGCGTCCTGGCCGCCGTCGGCACCCCGCAGTCCCGGCCCCTGCGGCGCGAACTCCTCGAGCACCTCCTCACCCATGAGAGCGACCCGGCGGTCCTGGACGCCGTGCTGCACGCGGCCGCCGGACACAGCGGCGACGAGCTGCGCGCCCTCGTCCACCGCACCGGCCTGCTCCTCGTCCGCACCCCCGACGGCGCGACCCGTTTCGACCGCGGCCTGGTCGACCTGGCGCGGCACGTCCCGGGTTTCGCCGCGCGGGTGGTGGCCTGGCTCACGGACGCGCCGGGCGAGTGGGCGGCGGTGGTCGGGCCGAGCGCCCGCCGGACGATCGAGAACCTGGCGGGCACACGGGTGCCCGCATGA
- a CDS encoding DUF503 domain-containing protein, with translation MYVGTLSFDLLLGDVHSLKEKRSVVRPIVAELQRKYAVSAAEVDNQNLHRRAVIGLAVVSGDAEHLTDVLDRCERLVAGRPEVELLSVRRRFHGEDD, from the coding sequence ATGTACGTGGGGACTCTGTCCTTCGACCTCCTCCTCGGCGACGTACATTCGCTGAAGGAGAAGCGCTCCGTCGTCCGTCCGATCGTCGCCGAGCTCCAGCGCAAGTACGCGGTGAGCGCGGCCGAGGTGGACAACCAGAACCTTCACCGCAGGGCCGTGATCGGCCTCGCGGTGGTCTCCGGTGACGCGGAGCATCTGACCGATGTACTGGACCGGTGCGAACGGCTGGTCGCCGGGCGCCCCGAAGTGGAGCTGCTGTCGGTCAGACGCCGCTTCCACGGCGAAGACGACTGA